One genomic window of Cricetulus griseus strain 17A/GY chromosome 3, alternate assembly CriGri-PICRH-1.0, whole genome shotgun sequence includes the following:
- the Pgghg gene encoding protein-glucosylgalactosylhydroxylysine glucosidase isoform X2: protein MTFSRVPPRISPAHLPRGTAASSSSRQGRLAPSQQSPLIAGPAQSGAGLRPPGLRQLSMDNSEDDPTIFSTHCMPSDPRFWATVTNSYLGTRVYHDTIHVNGVYNGAGGHTHRAILPSPLNVQLEAPAGTKPLTETFTLDTNTGSFLHTLEGAGFRASQCIYAHRVLPHVLAFSVSIERLTTGNKPITVLLPSSFSPESPDLGLQVGPDFQGARYLHGHTLTPEQPGEPQQEVHMLWIPVPPALTLGEDEQDRTWDFLTVVGGSQSEAQGCFAEALQLQTRGDLYTVHADTWVQLWAGCGLDVTGPLALRQALRGSLYYLLSELPQPGTKGFINHGLSPGGLANGSQEECYWGHIFWDQDLWMFPNILMFHPEAARAILEYRVRTLGGALKNAQNLGYRGAKFAWESASTGLEVCPEDIYGIQEVHVNGAVVLAFQLYYHCTQDLQLFQEAGGWDVVSAVAEFWCSRVEWSPQEKMYHLKGVMPPDEYHSGVNNSVYTNVLVQNSLRFAAALAKDLGLPIPNQWLEVADRIKVPFDSEQNFHPEFDGYVRGEEVKQADVVLLGYPVPFPLRPDIRRKNLEIYEAVTSPQGPAMTWSMFAVGWMELKEPSRAQVLLSRSFINVTEPFKVWTENADGSGTVNFLTGMGGFLQTVLFGCTGFRITEAGMTFDPLCPDLVSRVSVSGISYLGNKFNFTFSKDSVTLEVTAHAEPWAPLLEAELWPSLARLPLTPGHKVSFPHSAGRIQKSSP, encoded by the exons ATGACATTTTCCCGGGTTCCGCCTAGAATCAGTCCCGCCCACTTGCCACGCGGCACGGCCGCTTCTTCTTCCTCCCGCCAGGGGCGGCTCGCACCGAGCCAACAGAGTCCACTTATAGCGGGGCCCGCACAGTCTGGAGCTGGGCTGCG GCCACCGGGACTGAGACAGCTTTCCATGGACAATTCTGAAGATGACCCGACCATATTTAGTACGCACTGTATGCCCAGTGACCCCAGGTTCTGGGCCACAGTAACCAACTCGTACCTGGGTACACGTGTATATCATGACACCATACACGTAAACGGTGTGTACAATGGAGCTGGAGGGCACACTCACCGGGCAATTCTGCCCAGCCCCCTCAATGTCCAGCTGGAGGCGCCTGCAGGAACAAAACCACTGACTGAGACCTTTACCCTGGATACTAACACAG GTTCCTTCCTGCACACCCTGGAAGGCGCTGGCTTCCGGGCTTCCCAATGCATCTATGCTCACCGTGTGTTACCCCATGTCCTGGCCTTCAGCGTGTCCATTGAACGCTTGACTACAGGCAACAAGCCCATCACAGTGTTGCTACCGTCATCCTTCTCCCCAGAAAGCCCAGACTTGGGCCTGCAAGTAGGGCCTGACTTCCAGGGAGCCCG GTACCTACATGGGCACACACTCACCCCTGAGCAGCCAGGAGAGCCACAGCAGGAAGTACACATGTTGTGGATACCAGTGCCCCCAGCCTTGACACTTGGGGAAGACGAACAGGACAGGACCTGGGACTTTCTGACTGTGGTTGGTGGCAGCCAGTCTGAGGCCCAGGGCTGCTTTGCTGAGGCCCTGCAGCTGCAAACCAGGGGTGATCTGTATACAGTCCATGCAGACACTTGGGTCCAGCTCTGGGCAGGCTGTGGCCTGGATGTGACTGGGCCCTTGGCCCTGCGCCAAGCCCTTCGTGGTTCTCTCTACTACCTGCTCAGTGAGCTTCCCCAGCCAGGCACCAAAGGATTCATCAACCATGGGCTTAGCCCTGGAGGCCTCGCTAATGGGAGTCAGGAGGAGTGCTACTGGGGCCATATATTCTGGGATCAG gacctctggatgttCCCAAATATTCTGATGTTCCACCCAGAGGCTGCCAGGGCCATCCTGGAATACCGAGTCCGTACACTGGGAGGGGCCCTGAAGAATGCCCAGAACCTAGGCTACCGG GGAGCCAAATTTGCTTGGGAGAGTGCAAGCACTGGCCTGGAGGTCTGCCCTGAGGACATTTACGGGATCCAGGAGGTCCATGTGAATGGAGCCGTGGTGCTGGCTTTCCAGTTGTATTACCACTGCACTCAG GATCTGCAGCTCTTCCAAGAGGCTGGTGGCTGGGATGTGGTCAGTGCTGTGGCTGAGTTTTGGTGCAGCCGTGTAGAATGGAGCCCCCAGGAGAAGATGTACCACCTGAAAG GAGTCATGCCCCCTGATGAGTACCACTCAGGAGTGAACAATTCTGTGTATACCAACGTCCTGGTGCAGAACAG CCTGCGCTTTGCTGCTGCCTTGGCCAAGGACCTGGGTCTGCCTATCCCCAACCAGTGGCTGGAGGTGGCTGATAGGATCAAGGTGCCATTTGACTCTGAGCAGAACTTCCACCCTGAGTTTGATGGCTATGTGCGTG GAGAAGAAGTGAAGCAGGCAGACGTTGTGCTCCTGGGATACCCAGTCCCCTTCCCCCTGCGACCTGACATCCGAAGGAAAAATTTGGAGATTTATGAGGCTGTGACATCCCCCCAGGGCCCTGCTATGACCTGG AGTATGTTTGCTGTGGGCTGGATGGAACTGAAGGAGCCCTCTAGAGCCCAGGTCCTCCTGAGCAGAAGTTTCATCAACGTCACTGAGcccttcaag GTGTGGACAGAGAATGCGGATGGGTCTGGCACCGTGAACTTCCTGACGGGCATGGGGGGCTTTCTGCAGACAGTACTCTTCGGGTGCACAGGATTCAG GATCACTGAGGCAGGTATGACCTTTGACCCCCTGTGTCCAGACCTGGTGTCCAGGGTGTCTGTCTCTGGCATCTCCTACCTGGGGAACAAGTTCAACTTCACCTTTTCCAAGGACTCTGTGACACTTGAGGTCACAGCCCATGCAGAGCCATGGGCACCCCTGCTAGAAGCTGAGTTGTGGCCATCACTGGCCCGGCTCCCCCTAACGCCAG GACATAAGGTCTCATTTCCCCACTCAGCAGGCCGGATACAAAAGTCATCGCCCTAG
- the LOC100756685 gene encoding interferon-induced transmembrane protein 2 produces the protein MSHNSQAFYTNNAGLPPSYETIKEEYGVTELGEPHNSAVVRTTVINMPRDVAVPDHVVWSLFNALFMNFCCLGFIAYAYSVKSRDRKMVGDVIGAQAYASTAKCLNISSLIFSVLMVIICIIIVSTTSVAVIQAFSQRVPHSGF, from the exons ATGAGCCATAATTCCCAAGCCTTCTACACCAACAATGCCGGACTTCCCCCAAGTTATGAGACAATCAAAGAGGAGTACGGGGTGACCGAGCTGGGGGAACCCCACAACTCAGCTGTTGTGAGAACCACCGTGATCAACATGCCCAGAGACGTTGCTGTGCCTGACCATGTGGTCTGGTCCCTGTTCAACGCGCTCTTCATGAACTTCTGTTGCCTGGGTTTCATTGCCTATGCCTACTCTGTGAAG TCCAGGGACAGGAAGATGGTGGGCGATGTGATTGGAGCCCAGGCCTACGCCTCCACTGCCAAGTGCCTCAACATCAGTTCCCTGATCTTCAGTGTCCTCATGGTCATTATCTGCATCATTATTGTCTCCACCACCTCTGTGGCAGTCATTCAAGCCTTTTCACAAAGAGTGCCACATTCTGGGTTCTAG
- the Nlrp6 gene encoding NACHT, LRR and PYD domains-containing protein 6 isoform X2, with protein sequence MAGAGASCSSRDTDALARELLLVALEDLSQEQLKRFRHKLRDAPLDGRSIPWGRLENSDPVDLVDKLTQFYGSEPAVDVTRKILKKADARDVAVRLKAQQLQRLGSSSAVVSLSEYKKRYREHVLLQHAKVKERNSRSVKINKRFTKLLIAPGSGAVEDELLGPSEEPQPERARRSDTHTFNKLFRGDDEGPRLTVVLQGPAGIGKTMAAKKILYDWAAGKLYHGQVDFAFFMPCGELLERPGTRSLADLILDQCPDRKAPVRQILAHPQRLLFILDGADELPAAAAPEATPCTDPFEATSGLRVLSGLLSQELLPLARLLVTTRNAAAGRLQGRLCSPQCAEVRGFSDKDKKKYFFKFFRDERKAERAYRFVKENETLFALCFVPFVCWIVCTVLQQQLELGQDLSRTSKTTTSVYLLFIASVLKSAGTNGPRVQGELRTLCRLAREGILKHQAQFSENDLEQLKLQGSQVQTLFLSKKELPGVLDKEVTYQFIDQSFQEFLAALSYLLEAEGAPAGGVQMLLNSDSELRGYLALTTRFLFGLLSAERIRDIERHFGCVVPERLKQDTLRWVQGQGHPKVAPVEAEKNDELKDTKEPEEEEEDEEEEEDLNFGLELLYCLYETQEDAFVRQALSSLPEMVLERVRFTRMDLGVLSYCVQCCPAGQSLRLVNCGLVEAKEKKKKSLVKRLKGSGNTTKQPPVSLLRPLCEAMTSQQCGLRILILSRCKLPDSVCRDLSEALKLAPALRELGLLQSRITETGLRLLSEGLAWPKCRVQTLRIQLPNLQEAIQYLVIVLQQSRVLTTLDLSGCQLVTYMVENLCSALKYPMCCLKTLSLTSVELSEVSLRELQIVKASKPDLTILHSKPGTHPQPLK encoded by the exons ATGGCTGGGGCTGGGGCCTCCTGCTCCAG CCGGGACACGGATGCATTGGCACGGGAGCTGCTTCTGGTCGCACTAGAGGACTTGAGCCAGGAGCAGCTGAAGCGCTTTCGCCACAAGCTGCGGGATGCGCCCCTGGATGGCCGGAGCATCCCATGGGGGCGACTGGAGAACTCAGACCCCGTGGACCTCGTGGACAAGCTGACCCAGTTCTATGGGTCAGAGCCAGCCGTGGATGTGACCCGAAAGATCCTGAAGAAGGCGGACGCTCGGGATGTGGCGGTGCGGCTCAAGGCGCAGCAGCTGCAGC GGCTCGGCTCCAGCTCAGCAGTTGTCTCCTTGTCGG AGTACAAGAAGAGATACCGCGAGCACGTGCTGCTACAGCACGCTAAGGTGAAGGAGAGGAACTCACGCTCGGTAAAGATCAACAAGCGCTTCACCAAGCTGCTCATCGCACCTGGGAGCGGCGCGGTGGAGGATGAACTGCTGGGGCCGTCGGAGGAGCCGCAGCCTGAGCGCGCCAGGCGCTCAGACACGCACACCTTTAATAAGCTCTTCCGGGGAGATGATGAGGGCCCGCGGCTGACCGTGGTGCTGCAGGGCCCAGCGGGCATTGGCAAGACCATGGCCGCCAAGAAAATCCTCTACGACTGGGCAGCAGGCAAGCTATACCACGGTCAGGTGGACTTCGCCTTCTTCATGCCGTGCGGCGAGCTGCTGGAGAGGCCGGGTACGCGCAGCCTGGCAGACCTGATCCTGGACCAGTGTCCAGACCGCAAGGCGCCGGTGCGGCAGATACTAGCTCATCCCCAGCGCCTACTATTTATCCTGGACGGTGCAGACGAGCTGCCTGCGGCAGCAGCCCCAGAGGCAACGCCCTGCACAGACCCTTTCGAGGCTACCAGTGGCTTGAGAGTGCTGAGCGGACTGCTGAGCCAGGAGCTGCTGCCCTTGGCTCGCTTGCTGGTGACTACACGCAATGCCGCTGCCGGGAGGCTGCAGGGCAGACTGTGCTCGCCACAGTGCGCAGAAGTGCGTGGCTTCTCGGACAAAGACAAGAAGAAATATTTCTTCAAGTTCTTCCGCGACGAGAGGAAGGCAGAGCGCGCTTACCGCTTTGTGAAAGAGAATGAGACGCTGTTTGCACTGTGCTTTGTGCCCTTCGTGTGCTGGATCGTGTGCACCGTGCTGCAACAGCAGCTGGAGCTGGGCCAGGATCTGTCTCGCACCTCCAAGACCACCACATCCGTGTACCTGCTCTTCATCGCCAGCGTACTGAAGTCTGCAGGCACCAATGGACCACGGGTGCAGGGAGAGCTGCGCACACTGTGCCGTCTGGCCCGCGAAGGCATCCTGAAGCATCAAGCACAGTTCTCAGAAAATGACCTGGAGCAGTTGAAGCTTCAGGGCTCCCAAGTCCAGACACTGTTTCTCAGCAAGAAGGAACTGCCGGGCGTGCTAGATAAGGAGGTCACCTACCAGTTTATCGACCAGAGTTTCCAGGAGTTCTTGGCTGCATTGTCATACCTATTGGAGGCTGAGGGGGCACCTGCAGGAGGTGTGCAGATGCTCCTGAACTCTGACTCAGAGTTGCGTGGTTATCTTGCACTCACCACTCGCTTCCTCTTTGGACTGCTGAGTGCAGAGAGGATTCGTGACATTGAACGTCATTTTGGCTGTGTGGTGCCAGAGCGTTTGAAACAGGACACCCTGCGGTGGGTACAAGGACAGGGCCACCCCAAGGTGGCACCAGTAGAGGCAGAAAAGAATGATGAGCTGAAGGACACTAAGGaaccagaagaggaggaggaggatgaggaggaggaggaggatctcAACTTTGGACTGGAGCTGTTGTACTGCCTATATGAGACACAAGAGGATGCTTTTGTTCGCCAGGCTCTCAGCAGCCTTCCAGAAATGGTCCTGGAGCGAGTTCGGTTCACCCGAATGGACCTTGGTGTCCTGAGCTACTGCGTGCAGTGCTGCCCGGCTGGTCAGTCTCTGAGACTGGTCAACTGTGGGCTGGTGGaggcaaaggagaagaaaaagaagagtctGGTGAAGCGGCTGAAGGG tTCTGGAAACACCACGAAACAACCCCCAGTCTCCCTGCTGCGTCCCCTCTGTGAGGCCATGACTTCCCAACAATGCGGTCTGCGTATTCTAAT CTTGTCACGCTGTAAGCTGCCTGATAGCGTTTGTCGAGACCTCTCTGAGGCCCTGAAGCTAGCTCCTGCCCTAAGGGAGCTGGGCCTCCTCCAGAGCCGGATCACTGAGACAGGCCTTCGTTTACTGAGTGAAGGACTGGCTTGGCCCAAGTGCCGGGTGCAGACACTCAG GATACAGCTGCCTAACCTCCAGGAAGCAATCCAGTACCTGGTCATCGTGCTCCAGCAGAGCCGGGTCCTGACCACCCTGGATCTCAGTGGCTGTCAGCTGGTTACATACATGGTGGAAAACCTGTGTTCAGCCCTGAAGTACCCGATGTGCTGCCTGAAGACACTCAG TCTGACCTCTGTGGAGCTGAGTGAAGTGTCACTGAGGGAGCTTCAAATTGTGAAGGCATCAAAGCCAGATCTGACCATCCTACATTCAAAACCAGGCACAcatcctcagcctctcaagtga
- the Ifitm5 gene encoding interferon-induced transmembrane protein 5 translates to MSIQPQGPPCNCLQPVTWSSLLRLQGGFGGWSAATAHVEDTALEPMDTSYPREDPRALSSRKANDAAHMAVSMRTPGPTPRDHLLWSVFSTIYLNLCCLGFLALVHSVKARDQKIAGDLEAARQYGSKAKCYNILAAMWTLVPPLLLLGLVVTGALHLSRLAKDSAAFFTTKFDDEDYN, encoded by the exons ATGTCCATTCAGCCTCAGGGTCCACCATGCAACTGTTTGCAGCCAGTGACCTGGAGCAGCCTTCTCAGACTGCAGGGGGGCTTTGGTGGGTGGTCTGCAGCCACTGCCCATGTG GAAGACACGGCGCTGGAACCCATGGATACTTCATATCCCCGTGAAGACCCCCGGGCTCTATCATCCCGCAAGGCTAATGATGCTGCCCACATGGCAGTCTCCATGAGAACACCGGGTCCTACACCACGAGACCATCTGCTGTGGTCAGTCTTCAGCACGATCTACCTGAACCTGTGCTGCCTTGGTTTCCTGGCGCTGGTCCACTCTGTCAAG GCCCGAGACCAGAAGATAGCTGGGGACCTGGAGGCTGCGAGGCAGTACGGCTCCAAAGCTAAGTGCTACAACATCTTGGCTGCAATGTGGACATTGGTGCCCCCATTGCTGCTCCTCGGGCTGGTGGTGACTGGAGCCTTGCACCTGTCCCGGCTGGCCAAAGACTCTGCGGCTTTCTTCACCACCAAATTTGACGATGAGGACTATAACTGA
- the Pgghg gene encoding protein-glucosylgalactosylhydroxylysine glucosidase isoform X3 — protein sequence MDNSEDDPTIFSTHCMPSDPRFWATVTNSYLGTRVYHDTIHVNGVYNGAGGHTHRAILPSPLNVQLEAPAGTKPLTETFTLDTNTGSFLHTLEGAGFRASQCIYAHRVLPHVLAFSVSIERLTTGNKPITVLLPSSFSPESPDLGLQVGPDFQGARYLHGHTLTPEQPGEPQQEVHMLWIPVPPALTLGEDEQDRTWDFLTVVGGSQSEAQGCFAEALQLQTRGDLYTVHADTWVQLWAGCGLDVTGPLALRQALRGSLYYLLSELPQPGTKGFINHGLSPGGLANGSQEECYWGHIFWDQDLWMFPNILMFHPEAARAILEYRVRTLGGALKNAQNLGYRGAKFAWESASTGLEVCPEDIYGIQEVHVNGAVVLAFQLYYHCTQDLQLFQEAGGWDVVSAVAEFWCSRVEWSPQEKMYHLKGVMPPDEYHSGVNNSVYTNVLVQNSLRFAAALAKDLGLPIPNQWLEVADRIKVPFDSEQNFHPEFDGYVRGEEVKQADVVLLGYPVPFPLRPDIRRKNLEIYEAVTSPQGPAMTWSMFAVGWMELKEPSRAQVLLSRSFINVTEPFKVWTENADGSGTVNFLTGMGGFLQTVLFGCTGFRITEAGMTFDPLCPDLVSRVSVSGISYLGNKFNFTFSKDSVTLEVTAHAEPWAPLLEAELWPSLARLPLTPGHKVSFPHSAGRIQKSSP from the exons ATGGACAATTCTGAAGATGACCCGACCATATTTAGTACGCACTGTATGCCCAGTGACCCCAGGTTCTGGGCCACAGTAACCAACTCGTACCTGGGTACACGTGTATATCATGACACCATACACGTAAACGGTGTGTACAATGGAGCTGGAGGGCACACTCACCGGGCAATTCTGCCCAGCCCCCTCAATGTCCAGCTGGAGGCGCCTGCAGGAACAAAACCACTGACTGAGACCTTTACCCTGGATACTAACACAG GTTCCTTCCTGCACACCCTGGAAGGCGCTGGCTTCCGGGCTTCCCAATGCATCTATGCTCACCGTGTGTTACCCCATGTCCTGGCCTTCAGCGTGTCCATTGAACGCTTGACTACAGGCAACAAGCCCATCACAGTGTTGCTACCGTCATCCTTCTCCCCAGAAAGCCCAGACTTGGGCCTGCAAGTAGGGCCTGACTTCCAGGGAGCCCG GTACCTACATGGGCACACACTCACCCCTGAGCAGCCAGGAGAGCCACAGCAGGAAGTACACATGTTGTGGATACCAGTGCCCCCAGCCTTGACACTTGGGGAAGACGAACAGGACAGGACCTGGGACTTTCTGACTGTGGTTGGTGGCAGCCAGTCTGAGGCCCAGGGCTGCTTTGCTGAGGCCCTGCAGCTGCAAACCAGGGGTGATCTGTATACAGTCCATGCAGACACTTGGGTCCAGCTCTGGGCAGGCTGTGGCCTGGATGTGACTGGGCCCTTGGCCCTGCGCCAAGCCCTTCGTGGTTCTCTCTACTACCTGCTCAGTGAGCTTCCCCAGCCAGGCACCAAAGGATTCATCAACCATGGGCTTAGCCCTGGAGGCCTCGCTAATGGGAGTCAGGAGGAGTGCTACTGGGGCCATATATTCTGGGATCAG gacctctggatgttCCCAAATATTCTGATGTTCCACCCAGAGGCTGCCAGGGCCATCCTGGAATACCGAGTCCGTACACTGGGAGGGGCCCTGAAGAATGCCCAGAACCTAGGCTACCGG GGAGCCAAATTTGCTTGGGAGAGTGCAAGCACTGGCCTGGAGGTCTGCCCTGAGGACATTTACGGGATCCAGGAGGTCCATGTGAATGGAGCCGTGGTGCTGGCTTTCCAGTTGTATTACCACTGCACTCAG GATCTGCAGCTCTTCCAAGAGGCTGGTGGCTGGGATGTGGTCAGTGCTGTGGCTGAGTTTTGGTGCAGCCGTGTAGAATGGAGCCCCCAGGAGAAGATGTACCACCTGAAAG GAGTCATGCCCCCTGATGAGTACCACTCAGGAGTGAACAATTCTGTGTATACCAACGTCCTGGTGCAGAACAG CCTGCGCTTTGCTGCTGCCTTGGCCAAGGACCTGGGTCTGCCTATCCCCAACCAGTGGCTGGAGGTGGCTGATAGGATCAAGGTGCCATTTGACTCTGAGCAGAACTTCCACCCTGAGTTTGATGGCTATGTGCGTG GAGAAGAAGTGAAGCAGGCAGACGTTGTGCTCCTGGGATACCCAGTCCCCTTCCCCCTGCGACCTGACATCCGAAGGAAAAATTTGGAGATTTATGAGGCTGTGACATCCCCCCAGGGCCCTGCTATGACCTGG AGTATGTTTGCTGTGGGCTGGATGGAACTGAAGGAGCCCTCTAGAGCCCAGGTCCTCCTGAGCAGAAGTTTCATCAACGTCACTGAGcccttcaag GTGTGGACAGAGAATGCGGATGGGTCTGGCACCGTGAACTTCCTGACGGGCATGGGGGGCTTTCTGCAGACAGTACTCTTCGGGTGCACAGGATTCAG GATCACTGAGGCAGGTATGACCTTTGACCCCCTGTGTCCAGACCTGGTGTCCAGGGTGTCTGTCTCTGGCATCTCCTACCTGGGGAACAAGTTCAACTTCACCTTTTCCAAGGACTCTGTGACACTTGAGGTCACAGCCCATGCAGAGCCATGGGCACCCCTGCTAGAAGCTGAGTTGTGGCCATCACTGGCCCGGCTCCCCCTAACGCCAG GACATAAGGTCTCATTTCCCCACTCAGCAGGCCGGATACAAAAGTCATCGCCCTAG